The segment TCATCGACTGCAAGAGCAGGATCTCAACTTGCCGGTTGTTGTAGTTACTGGATTCGCCGACATTCGATTGGCGGTCAGCGCGATGCAGGCAGGCGCGGTCACCTTCCTCGAAAAGGTCGGGCGTCCGGGCGAGATCGCCGATGCGATTGAAAAGGCGATGGAGCACGAAGAGATTCGTCACGAAGCGGTTTCGGAACGAGACGATTATCGTTCGCGAATCGATTCTCTCTCGGCGGATGAACGAGATGTGCTCTTACGCGTCTTGGACGGCAAGCCGAACAAGGTCATCAAGAAGGAACTGGACATCGGTTTGCGTACTGCAGAGCTCCGTCGAGCGAATGTGATGCGCAAGATGGGGGCTCGCAGTCTGGCCGAACTGGTCCGGATGACGCTGGTCGCCGGCCTTG is part of the Blastopirellula sediminis genome and harbors:
- a CDS encoding response regulator transcription factor, which translates into the protein MNQQKFVYVLDDDAEARASLATVVQSLGYPALEYESAEAFLEQFEPNRRGCVVADVRMGGISGVELVHRLQEQDLNLPVVVVTGFADIRLAVSAMQAGAVTFLEKVGRPGEIADAIEKAMEHEEIRHEAVSERDDYRSRIDSLSADERDVLLRVLDGKPNKVIKKELDIGLRTAELRRANVMRKMGARSLAELVRMTLVAGLAPPALEMSELPQQQEQSKAS